The window CAGGTGCAGGTCGCAGAGGACCAGGTCGATACCCGGGTCCTGCTTGAAGTGCGTGATGGCGGCGTGGCCCGATAGGGCGGGTACGCAGCGGTAGCCGTTTCTTTCGAGAAATTCGCAGAGTTCTTCCACGATCAGTGGCTCGTCATCGACCACCAGCACCTTCACCTGAGAGACAAGCTTGTTCACGCGCCACTCCATGCCTTGCCAGCCAATGACTACGAGTTCCCTACCCATGCGCGCATGCCTGGGGTCTGCCAGTAAAAGTAGACGCACTTTGCCATGCTGTACATGTATGAAACCGGCCTCCACGACTAGTGGAGGCTGGCCGTCACGCAGAGCAGCCCGAGCCACAGGAACGGGGCGAACGGTTGTTTGTCTGAGGTTCCCGGTTCCAGCTGGTGCAGCATGCGCCTGGGGCGCTTGCCCAGCAGGGGCCAGAGCCTGGACCCCAGCGTCAGCCAGAGCAGGCTGGCCACGCCGGCGCCGATGACTGTCCCCAGCACATAGCGACTGTCGCTGGCCAGGGCCAGGGCAATCAGCAGCTTGACGTCAGCGGCCCCCAGCCTGGCCGTGGCGTAGCCGGGCAGGGTCAGCAGCAGGGCCAGCAGGAAGGCCCAGCCGCCCTGCTCGGCCGTGGCTCCCAGCCAGGTGTTGCCGCTCCAGAGCATATAGAACAGTGCCAGCGCCGAGCCTCCGAGGGTCAGGCTGTTGGCGATTTCCCGCTGGCGCAGGTCCTGCGCCGCACAGAGTGTGAACCAGACAAGCAGGATGAGGCTGTGCATCGGTTAAAAAACGTCCTTTTCCGATGAATGATTCTATGCTGATAGCAACGTGCAGTTGTCAGGGTAGACGCAGTCATGATCCCGGGCCTCCCCAAAAAGCAAAAAGGCGCCGCCGCCATCGAATTCGCGCTGGTCTTCGTGATTTTCTTCGCGGTGCTCTACGGCCTGGTCAGCTACAGCCTGCCGATGCTCATGATGCAGTCGTTCAATGCGGCGTCTGCCGAGGGCGTGCGCCAGGGCGCGCAGGTCGATCCGGTGGCCAGCGGCAGCAGTTACGCCACCCTGCTCAAGAGCACGGCAACTGCAGCGGCAGCCCAGCGGTTGCAATGGATTCCCTCGGCGCTGAGCTTCAATGCCTCCACCGACATCAGCGCCACCTATACGGGGGGAGTGCTGACGGTCAGCATCCGCTACCCGAGTTCACGCCTGCGCAACGTCCTGCCGTTCCTGGTGCTGCCCGGAATCGGTACGGTGCCCAACCTGCCAGCGAATCTCACGGCCAGCGCGAGCATGCAATTTTGAGTTCCGGGGAGAAACTGTTCGGTCGTCTGCTAGGCCGGGGAGTAGAGCCGACGCTCACCCCCTTACCCGAGCCGTCCACCTCGGCGGCCGAGCTGCGCATTCGCCTCGACGGCGACGGTCGCGTGCTGGAGGTCGCCGGGCCGCTGCGCCATGGGCTGGCGGCGATCTCCCGGCAGGGGGCCTACCCGCTGCGCGACCTGCTGGCAACGTCCAGCCACCTGTCGGTCGAGGGCGCGCCGGCGGACTGGCTCGGGCATGTCCTGGACCTGGACTTCAACGGCCTCGCCGAGCAGATTGTGCATACCCGTGGCTGGCTCCAGCCCTTTCAGGACGGCTGGTTGCTGCAGGCGCTGGATATCGGTGACCTGCTCAAGGACAACCAGACGGCGCAGAACCGCGAGTACCTGCAACACTTTGCCGCCCGGATGAGCGAGCAGTTGCGCCTGTGCAGCCAGGCACGACTGTCCCAGGTCCTCGCCGAACAACTGCAGGCGCTGGCCCAGCGCTGGCAGGTTCCCTGCCTGGCCCTGGCCCTGCTGGATGAGCCCGGGCAGCAATGGCAGGTGCACAGCCACTACCGGGCCCACGATGCGCCGCCGCTCTGGCAGGAAGGCCAGGCCCTGGGCACTGGGTTGGACAGCCTCAACGGCACGGCGCCGCTGCGCCTTGAGGTGCGCGAAGGTCTCAGTGAGTACCCACGGCTGCTGGGCGTGATGGGCAATGCCGATGGCCTGCTGGTGCCGTTTCATGACGAACATGGCGTGGCGGCCTGGCTGCTGTGTGGTTTCTATCCGGTCCGGCAGCGCGCTCCGCAGCTCAGCGACCAGGACTGGCTGCAATTGGCGGCCGCCCTGGCGGCACCGTTGCTGGGGCGTCGTCGTCAACAGTTGCAGCTCCAGCAGCAGGAGCGCCTGGAAATCCTGCAGGAGTTGCTGGGCACGGGCTGGTGGGAGTGGCTGCCGGCCAGGGACGAATTGCAACTGGCCGCTCCCCTGGCCCAGATGCTGGGGTTGGGCGAGTCGCAGGCGCCGCTGTCGATGGACGACTGGCTGGCGGTGATCCATCCCGCCGATCGTGAGGAAATGACCAGTTGCCTGCGGGACTTGCGCCAGGGCAAGCCCATGCTGCTCTGCGTGCGCCTGTACCAGGACGAGGCGGCGGACGCCGCCCGTTGGTATCGACTGCAGGGGCAGTCGCTGGGCATTGGCGAGGCGCAGCGCGTCGTCGGTTTCATGCTCGACATCAGCGACGTCAAGAATCAGGAGCAGTTGGCTGCCGCCGCCCATGCGCGGCTGGACAACCTCATCGCCAGCTCGCCGGCGGTGATCTATGTGCAGCGGTATGTCGAGGGCGCGCTGGTCCCGGTGTTCTTCAGCGACAGCCTGCTGCCGTTGCTCGGCCGGACCCTGGCCGACTGCACCCGGGACGGCTTGGCGCAATGGATTCACCCCGAGGACCGTGATCGCTACTTCGAGCGAACCCGGCAGTTGCTGCGTGAGGGGCATGTCAGTTGCCGCTATCGGCTCCAGGACCAGCGCGGCGAATATCACTGGCTGCTCGACGAGGCGCGCCTGCTGCGTGACGACCTGGGCCTGCCGGTGGAGGCGGTGGGCCTGTGGATGGACGTCACCGAGGCCACCCTGGCTGCCGAGCGTATCGAGAAAAGCGAGGAACGCTACCGGATCCTGGTGGAGGATTCGCCGGCGATGATCTGCCGCTACCGGCCGGACCTGACGCTGATCTTCGGCAACAAGCCGCTGGCGAAGTACCTCGAATGCCCGCCTGAGCAATTGCCGGGCGTGAACCTGGGCAGTTGGATGTCGCCGGAGCAGCATGCCGCGTTTGTGAAGCGGCTGGAGCAACTGACTCCCGAGCTGCCGGTCAGTACCGCCGAGATCAGCCTGCAACTGCCTGGCCGCGAGCATGCCTGGTGGGTCTGGTCCGACCGCGGGGTGTTCGATGCCCAGGGCCGGCTACAGGAAATCCAGGCCGTGGGCCGCGACAACACCGAGGTGCGCCGTTCCCAGCAGCAACTGACCCAGAGCGCGAAAATGGCCACCCTCGGCGAGATGGCCACCGGGCTCGCCCACGAGATCAACCAGCCGTTGAACGTGATGCGCATGGCCATCGTCAACGTGCTCAAGCGCCTGGGCAACGGTGATGTACAGATCGACTACCTGCAGGACAAGCTCAACCGTATCGATGCCCAGGTCCAGCGGGCGGCGCGGGTGGTCGATCACATGCGGGTGTTCGGTCGCCGCTCGGAAATCGAGGCCGCCCCGTTCAATCCGGCCCAGGCGGTGGAGGGCACCCTGTCGCTGCTCAGCGAAGGCATGAAGGGCAAGGGCGTGCAGTTGCGGGTGCCGCCGATCGAGTTCGAGGTGCAGGTACGCGGCTTCGTCGACCAGCTGGAGCAAGTGTTGATCAACCTGATGGTCAACGCCCGCGATGCGTTGCTGAGCAAGCGCGAGAAGAACCGGGACTTCGAACCCTGGATCTCGGTCACCGCCGAGCATGACGAACGTTCGGTGCGGCTGATCGTCGAGGACAATGGTGGCGGTATCGACCCGCGCCTGCTGGAGCGGATCTTCGAGCCGTTCTTCACCACCAAGCCGGTGGGCATCGGTACCGGCCTGGGTTTGTCGGTGAGCTATGGCATCGTCGAGAACATGGGCGGGCGGATGAGCGTGCGCAATGGCGACGATGGCGCACGCTTCTGTGTCGAGTTGCCGCTGGTGCTAGATCACTAGGTAGGCCTTGCCGGTCTGGCCGCAGGTGAGGTTGGCGCCGACGCTGACACTGTTGATGTCGATACCCAGGTTGAGTAGCAGATTATTGATCAAGGGGGTGACAAGGCTGCTGAGCAGGCCGGTGATTGCCGAGATCAGCGTGTTCAGAGTCTGGGACAGTGCGGATAGCAATGTGTTCAGCAACCCTCCGATCAGCCCGGAACTCAGGGTGGGGGAGTGAACAATGAGTGTCGGGTTGTTCAGGGCGTTCGTCAGTATGCTTTGAGCGGTTGGCCTTGGGACTGACTGGATCAGCGTCTGACCACTGTTCACGTTCGGTGGGTTGTTGAAGAGCATGTTTTGAACAGTTGTCTGGTCCAGCGGGATGTTTACAAGCAATTCGCTTCCACCTCCTGCGAATGGCGTGCGGGCACCGCAGGTCGTTCCATGACAGACCTTGCTGCCGATATCGATTAGTGTCAGGGGGCTGACGCTCTCGGCTGACGACCCAGAGAACCAGATGGCCTTGTCTATACGGCCTATTTTCAGGGCGCCAGCAGCGGTAGTGGTGGTGGCGGAGAGAGTCTTGCTTCCAGTCCCGCTTGCAGGGCAGCTGTAGTCCGTGACATGGCTGGCTCCCATTCCTATCTCAAGACCTATGTCCAGATTCAGGTTGGGCAGTACCTGCAGGTCGGTCTGTGTACAGGTTCCACCCAGCAGGCACCCCGGCCCCAACAGTGTATTGATGGAGCCAACGATGACGTTCAGGGTCGAGTTCACCAATTGCAGAACCGCATTTATCAGCGATAGGTCTACGGATATCAAAGCCCTGATCTGGCCCGTCTGAACATATATCTGGTTCGGACCGGTCGGGTTCTGCTTCGCCAGCCTGGGGTCGCCTATCGCGGAGAACTGTGGTGGTTGGATGACACCTACGGTGGTCGTGACGCCCGCCACGCCGAGAATACTCACCGGTAGCGCTGCTATCGCGGCGCCATTCCTGTTCGCCAACTGTACGAATCCCTGGATCAGTTGGAATAGCTGAACATCGGCATTCAGCCCATTCGCCAGGGTTCCCGTCTGGAGCTTCAGCAGATCTCCCAGCTTGATCGGGCTTGCTCCGGTCGCGGCGACCTGAAGATTGCCCAGTGCAGTCGTCACGGCTGCTGTGGCTCCGTTGGCGGCCAGCACGTCGGCAGCCGCTTTTATGAAGGTCGTCACACTGGCCTGGGTATTGAGCAACGCGTTGTAGTCACCAGCGGTCACTCCCAGGGATAGGGCCAACTGGTTCATGTAGCTGAGCAGGTTTATGTTGGTTTTGACCAGTCCATCCCAGCCGGCAGTACTGATATTGACGTTCCCTCCCAGCAGTCCGGAGAACAGCGGGTTTAGGACGTTGGATCGGGTTGTGTCGACGCTGAGCAGGGTGCTGCGGATATTCAGCTGTGCCAGGTAGGGTAACGGTGCCGCAGCGACTGCCGTAGCCGTCAGTTGGGTGGTCAGGTTGGTGGGGCCGCTTGAAAACAACGCGCCGATTCCGGCAGCAACGCTGGTCGTCACCGATGTCGTCGCAGTGACACGAATAGCGTCGGATTTACTGGCATCGACACTGAAGGTCCGCAGATTGTTGGCACCTGTAACCAGTGTGCCGCAGACGGTTGCCAGTGTATTGTCAGATCCGACCACAAAGGCATTCCTGTTGGCGCTCTGGGTCGCATAAGTGGCGGCACTCAAGCCCGCCTGGCAGTTGCCTCCCCGACTGACAGCCTCAAGCGCCGCCGTATCGGCAACCCTTTGCAGGTTCCGTTTCGCCAGGTACAACCGCCCGGTATCGACCACCACCACCATGCAGACCAACGCCAACCCGAGGGTCAGGGCAGCCATCAGGCCGATGGCGCCGCGTTGCCTGGACGGGTCGCGAAATACCCGCGCACGACGGGGGAAAGACATCGAGCACTCCTTTGCCGGCGCGTGGCCGAGCGCTTACTTTCCTGTGTTGCATGCCAGTGTAGTCAAGGCTGGTGGAAGCGTGGCGGACGCCCAGGTCGTCGTGGCGAGCGGGCTTGCCCGCGTTGGGCTGCAAGGCAGCCCCGGAGTCGGCAATTGCGGTGTGTCAGGTGCAGGTGCGAGGCCGGTTTCAGGGCTGCTGCGCACCCCAGCGCGGGCAAGCCCGCTCACCACAGTGGGTGGAGGTCCATGGCCGGTGGGGATTATCTGGGAGGTCGCTTGCCATCACTTGCCGGCGAACGGGTCCACCAGCTGATAGTCGATGTCGTGGCAAGCGGGCTTGCCCGCGTTGGGCTGCAAGGCAGCCCCGGAGTCGGCAATTGCGGTGTGTCAGGTGCAGGTGCGAGGCCGGTTCAGGGCTGCTGCGCACCCCAGCGCGGGCAAGCCCGCTCACCACAGTGGGTGGAGGTCCATGGCCGGTGGGGATTATCTGGGCGGTCGCTCGCCATCACTTGCCGTCGAACGGGTCCACCAGCTGATAGTCGATGTCGTGGCGAGCGGGCTTGCCCGCGTTGGGCTGCAAGGCAGCCCCGGAGTCGGCAATTGCGGTGTGTCAGGTGCAGGTGCGAGGCCGGTTTCAGGGCTGCTGCGCACCCCAGCGCGGGCAAGCCCGCTCACCACAGTGGGTGGAGGGCCATGGCCGGTGGGGATTATCTGGGCGGTCGCTCGCCATCACTTGCCGTCGAACGGGTCCACCAGCTGATAGTCGCTGTCGTGGCGAGCGGGCTTGCCCGCGTTGGGCTGCAAGGCAGCCCCGGAGTCGGCAATTGCGGTGTGTCAGGTGCAGGTGCGAGGCCGGTTTCAGGGCTGCTACGCACCCCAGCGAGGGCAAGCCCGCTCACCACAGTGGGTGGGGGCCATGGCCGGTAGAGATTATCTGGGCGGGTAGTTCGCCATCAGCTTGCCCACGGTCTTTTGGATGGCGGCACTGCGTTCGGCGGGTGTCGGCAGGTTGTCCATGTCCTGCTCGGCACTGCCGCGCCAGACCAGCTTGCCGTCCCTGCCGTCGAACAGGTCCACCTGGATCGTCGCGACCTGATAGTCGATGTTGCGGATCTCGGTGTAGCCCGGGCCCGCCCACAGGCCTCCACCCCGCCATGGGCCACCCCAGCCACCGCCATAATTGGTGGCGACCTGTTGCTGGCGGTTGTCGACGATCAGATAGGCCTGCACCTTCACATCGGCCTTGCCGCCGGCGGATGCCGGACGCAGGCCTCGCTGGTCCAGTTGCTCACCGACCGCCTGGCGGATGCGCTGCTCGGTCAGGTCGCTCTTGATCCGTGGATCGTCCGGACGGTATTGCAGCGCGGGTTCTTTCCAGCTCCAACTGCGATAGCCGGCGAAATCGCGGCTGGCGTCGAAGTCGTGGTTGACCTGGGTGGTCTCGCACGCGCTGAGCAGCACGGCAAAAGCCACTAAAGCGAGACGGCGGAACATGATCTTTCTCCGGTAGCCTGGGAAGGTTGTCTAGCTGGGTGGATAGGCGGCCAGGGCCTTGTGCACCGCTTCGCGCAGTGCATCCGCGCGTTCGAGCTGATTGCCCTGGCTGGCGGTTTCGGCGCTGGCGCTCCAGACCGGCTGGCCGGTCGCCGCATCGAACAGGCTGACACGCGCCACGAGCACCTGGACCTCATAGGTGCGCACGATCGGCACGCTGTGGTACACGCCGTATCGGTTGCCATACGGACCGCCGCCATAGCCCCCGGCGTAGCCATAGTCCTCCTGGACCTGGCGCAGGCGTTTTTCCATGTGCACGTCGGCGCTGACCCGCAGGTCCGGCGGTGTCCCGTCGCGACGTGGGCGCAGGCCCTGCTCGTCGAGGGCGTTGCCGACCATCTCGGCCAGTTGCGCCGAGTCGGCCCAGGTGGTGCCGGCGGGCTGGCGGTCGTTGAGCCAGGCCCAGGTCCGATAGCGGCCATAGTCCCGGGCGGGTGCCGGATAGGCGCTCAGATCCAGGGTCCGGGCAGCCTGGGGCGGCGCTGGCGGGATCGGCATCGAACTGGCGGTATACGGATTCGGACTCGAACAGGCCGCAAGCCCCAGGCACAGCGTTGACAGCACGAAACGGCGATTCATGGCATCCTCCGTATTACACCGGTCGGCAGATCCAGTGCAGGTAGCGCCCAAGCCCGGCAAAGCTCGGGTGACGACGATGGGCCAACTCCATCTCCAGCAGGTCGACCAGCTCGGCGCGGTTCTGGAACTCGACCGGCATGTAGTCATGGAACACCCTGACGCCGCTCTGGGTCTCGACGTTCCACAGACCTTCAAGTTGCGCCGCCAGCTCACGTGGATCAAGCGGTTGTTGCGGGGTCAGGCTCTGTTTCTCACCGGCCATGTCGTTCTTGCGCATCTTGCGGAAATGGCCCTTGAGCAGGTTGCGGTAGATCAGCGCATCGCGGTTGTAGAAGGCCAGGGACAACCAGCCGCCGGGCTTGGCCAACTGATGCAGGACCGGCAGGATCGCGTGGGGTTCGGCCAGCCATTCCAGTACCGCGTGGCACAGCACCAGGTCGTAGGGCTCGGTGAGCTGGCCGAGCAGTTCCTGCCACGGCGCCTGGATGAAGATCGCCGGCTGCCCGGCCTCGGCGAAGCGCTGGCGGGCGCCCTCGAGCATCGGCTCGGCGGGCTCGGCTAGGGTCACGTGGTGGCCGCGCTGGGCCAGCCACAGTGACATGTGGCCCAGGCCGGCGCCGATGTCCAGCACTCGCAGCGGCCGGTCCGGCAGGCTTTCGGCGAGATCGGCCTGCAACACTGCGAGACGGATCGCACCCTTGGCGCCGCCGTAGATCTTCTCGGCGAAGCGGGTGGCCAACTGGTCGAAATGGCGGTCGCTCATCGGGCGAACCGCCGTTCGCTGTCGGCCAGCTTGGCGCGGACCACTTCGTTCATGTCCAGCCCCAGCTCACTGCACAGCAACAGGAGATAGAGAATGATGTCACCGACTTCCTGCCCGGCATGGGCGAGTTTTTCTGGCGGTAGCTGGCGCGACTGATCCTCGGTCAGCCACTGGAATATCTCCACCAGCTCGGCCATTTCGACGCTGGCGGCCATCGCCAGGTTTTTCGGGCTGTGGAATGGCTTCCAGTCGTTGCGATCACGGATGCCGTGCAGGCGTTGGGTCAGTTCGTCGAGGTTCATGCGTGGTGTTCTCCTTCCAGGCCGCTAGCTTCCGGTGGATGGGAATGGGAAGCAAGGGCCTCTCCATGAAGAGAACGTTCCAGGCCGATGAAATATTCGTCGGCCCCAGCCAATTGTCAGCTTGCCGGACGTGCCTCAGGCCATCGGTTGCCAATGCCCGGTCATGTGTTCCAGCTCCCCGGCACCGATCAGTCGCAGGTCACCGCTGGAGCCCGGGACGCTGGCGTGCAGCACCAGTTCATTGGGCAGGTGCACCGGTTTCCTGAACGTCACGTCGATCTCGATGTTCGCCGCCGGCAGGTGATTGCCCAGGGCCGCCAGGGTACGCGCCTTGTTCCACAGGCCGTGGGCGATGGCCCTGGGAAAACCGAACAGCCGGGCGCTGAGGGCGCTCAGGTGGATCGGGTTGTAGTCCCCGGAGACCTTGGCGTATTGCCGGCCGATATTGCCCGGGCACGGCCAGCTTGCCAGTTCGAGCAAAGGGGCTGGCACCGAGTGCAGAGGGTCGGGCGGAGTGCCCGGCAACTCGACCCCGCGACAGAGCATGCGGCTCTCGGCTTCCCACAGCGGTCCCAGGGCATCGTCGATCTGGGTCACGAGGTCGAAGGTCGCGCCCTTGGCGTGGGGTTGCAGGTTCTGCACCTGGACGCCGACCCGCAGGCTGGTGACGCCACCGAGTGGGCGCAGGATGCGGATCCGGTTGCTCAAGTGGACCAGACCCATCAGCGGAAAGGGAAAGTTTTTGGCGGTCAGCAGTTGCAATTGCAGGGGGAAGGCCAGCACATGGGGATAGGTCGCTGGCATCAGGCCGGTGTCGGCGAACCCGCAGATCCGCCGATAGGCGGCCAGGCGCTTGGTGTCGACGGTGACCCAGCAGCGCAGGCCTTCGCCCGGCAGTTGTGTACCGGTGATCTTGCGGCGGCGGGCTGCCCGGACATACAGGCCGGGCAGCCCGGGGGCGGCGTTCAGGTATTGCCAGTTCACGAGCATGTTCAGGCCCCCAGTACGCTTTGTCCACAGACCCGCAGGGCCTGGCCGCTGACCGTGCCGGAGCCCGGTTGAGCGAGCCAGGCCACGGCTTCGGCGACATCCTGGGGCAGGCCGCCCTGGCCCAGGGAGCTCATGCGCCGTCCGGCTTCGCGCAGGGCGAAGGGGATGTGTGCGGTCATCTGCGTTTCGATGAAGCCGGGTGCCACCGCGTTGATGCTGATGCCGCGCTCGCCCAGCAGCGGGGCCCAGGCCTGTGCCAAGCCGATCAGCCCGGCCTTGCTCGCGGCATAGTTGGTCTGGCCGCGATTGCCGGCGATCCCGCTGATGGAGGCCAGCAGGATCACCCGGCCATGGTCGTGCAGGGTGCCGCTGTCGAGCAGGGCCTTGGTCAGCACCTGGGGCGCGTTGAGGTTGACCGCCAGTACCGCGTCCCAGAACTCCGGTGTCATGTTCGCCAGGGTCTTGTCGCGGGTAATGCCAGCGTTGTGGACGAGGACGTCGAGGCCGTCCGGCAGTTGTTCCACCAGTTGCCTGGCGGCATCCTCGGCGCAGATATCGAGGGCGATGCTGCGCGCACCGAGGCGCGCGGCGAGGGCCTCCAGGTCGGTCCTGGCCTGGGGGACGTCGAGCAGGATGATTTCGCTGCCATCGCGTGCGAGGGTTTCGGCGATGGCTGCGCCGATGCCCCGTGCCGCGCCGGTGACCAGCGCCTTGCGCCCGGCCAGCGGCCTGCTCCAGTCCAGGACCCGGCTGGTGCAGGCGCTCAGGTGCAGCACCTGGCCACTGATGTAGGCGCTCTTGGGCGACAGGAAAAAGCGCAGGGCGCCCTCGAGCTGGTCCTGGGCATCGTCGTCAACCTGCAGCAATTGCACGGTGCCGCCGTTGCGCAGCTCCTTGGCCAGCGACCGGCTGAACCCTTCCAGGGCCCGTTGCGCGCTGGCGGCGAAGGGGTCTCGCAGGCCTTGCGGGGCACGCCCGAGGATCACCACATGGGCGCACGACTCGAGATTGCGCAGCAGCGGCTGGAAGAACTCGCGCAGTTGCTTGAGCTGGTCCACCTGTTCGAGGGGGCTGGCGTCGAACACCAGCGCCTTGAGCCTGGGGCCGTGGCCGGGAATCCAGCTGCTGCAGCCCGGCACTTCGCTGCCATAGCTGTAGACGGCATCGGTCAGTCGCTGGGCGAAGCTGGCGATGTGCGCGGCCAGCGGCCCGCCACCGAGCAGCAGGGCACCTTCGACCGGGCGCAGGCGCCCGGCCTGCCAGCGCTCCAGACGCGTCGGTGCCGGCAGGCCAAGCGCGCCGACCAGGCGTTGGCCGATCGTCGAGTTGGCGAAGTCGATATAACGGTCAGGCATGGAACGCTCTCCGGCGACAGGGGTTCAAAGGTGGACCGCAACGGCCTGGCGGTGGTTCGTTTTCTAAGAAAGGTCCTACTCTTTTAGCGGCAGTGTCATTCGAATAATAGGGAGTTTTTTATGAATACGTTGCGCCGTGTTGCCATCATCGGAGGCAATCGCATCCCGTTTGCCCGCTCCAACGGCGCCTATGCCAGCGCGAGCAACCAGGCGATGCTGACGGCGGCGCTGGAGGGGCTGATCGAGCGTTTCAACCTGCACGGCCTGCGCCTGGGCGAGGTGGCGGCGGGGGCGGTGCTCAAGCACGCGCGGGATTTCAACCTGACCCGCGAGTGCGTGCTCGGCTCGCGGCTGTCGCCACAGACGCCGGCCTACGATATCCAGCAGGCTTGCGGCACCGGGCTGGAGGCGACGCTGCTGGTGGCGAACAAGATCGCCCTGGGGCAGATCGAATGCGGCATTGCCGGCGGCGTCGACACCGCCTCCGATGCGCCGATCGGGGTCAACGAAGGGCTTCGACAGATCTTGTTGCAAATTAATCGGGGCAAGGGCCTCGCGGGAAAGCTCAAGCCGCTGCTGCAACTGCGCCCAGGCCAGCTGAAGCCGGAATTGCCGCGCAATGGTGAGCCGCGTACCGGGTTGTCCATGGGGCAGCACTGCGAGTTGATGGCGCAGGCCTGGCACATCCCGCGGGACGAACAGGACCAGGTGGCCCTCGACAGCCATCACAAGCTGGCCGCGGCCTACGCCGAAGGCTGGCATGACGATCTGCTTACTCCGTTTCTCGGCCTGAACCGGGACAACAACCTGCGTCCCGACCTCAGTCTGGAAAAGCTTGCCG of the Pseudomonas vanderleydeniana genome contains:
- a CDS encoding PAS domain-containing sensor histidine kinase, with translation MSSGEKLFGRLLGRGVEPTLTPLPEPSTSAAELRIRLDGDGRVLEVAGPLRHGLAAISRQGAYPLRDLLATSSHLSVEGAPADWLGHVLDLDFNGLAEQIVHTRGWLQPFQDGWLLQALDIGDLLKDNQTAQNREYLQHFAARMSEQLRLCSQARLSQVLAEQLQALAQRWQVPCLALALLDEPGQQWQVHSHYRAHDAPPLWQEGQALGTGLDSLNGTAPLRLEVREGLSEYPRLLGVMGNADGLLVPFHDEHGVAAWLLCGFYPVRQRAPQLSDQDWLQLAAALAAPLLGRRRQQLQLQQQERLEILQELLGTGWWEWLPARDELQLAAPLAQMLGLGESQAPLSMDDWLAVIHPADREEMTSCLRDLRQGKPMLLCVRLYQDEAADAARWYRLQGQSLGIGEAQRVVGFMLDISDVKNQEQLAAAAHARLDNLIASSPAVIYVQRYVEGALVPVFFSDSLLPLLGRTLADCTRDGLAQWIHPEDRDRYFERTRQLLREGHVSCRYRLQDQRGEYHWLLDEARLLRDDLGLPVEAVGLWMDVTEATLAAERIEKSEERYRILVEDSPAMICRYRPDLTLIFGNKPLAKYLECPPEQLPGVNLGSWMSPEQHAAFVKRLEQLTPELPVSTAEISLQLPGREHAWWVWSDRGVFDAQGRLQEIQAVGRDNTEVRRSQQQLTQSAKMATLGEMATGLAHEINQPLNVMRMAIVNVLKRLGNGDVQIDYLQDKLNRIDAQVQRAARVVDHMRVFGRRSEIEAAPFNPAQAVEGTLSLLSEGMKGKGVQLRVPPIEFEVQVRGFVDQLEQVLINLMVNARDALLSKREKNRDFEPWISVTAEHDERSVRLIVEDNGGGIDPRLLERIFEPFFTTKPVGIGTGLGLSVSYGIVENMGGRMSVRNGDDGARFCVELPLVLDH
- a CDS encoding A24 family peptidase, with translation MHSLILLVWFTLCAAQDLRQREIANSLTLGGSALALFYMLWSGNTWLGATAEQGGWAFLLALLLTLPGYATARLGAADVKLLIALALASDSRYVLGTVIGAGVASLLWLTLGSRLWPLLGKRPRRMLHQLEPGTSDKQPFAPFLWLGLLCVTASLH
- a CDS encoding MazG-like family protein, whose amino-acid sequence is MNLDELTQRLHGIRDRNDWKPFHSPKNLAMAASVEMAELVEIFQWLTEDQSRQLPPEKLAHAGQEVGDIILYLLLLCSELGLDMNEVVRAKLADSERRFAR
- a CDS encoding MaoC family dehydratase, coding for MLVNWQYLNAAPGLPGLYVRAARRRKITGTQLPGEGLRCWVTVDTKRLAAYRRICGFADTGLMPATYPHVLAFPLQLQLLTAKNFPFPLMGLVHLSNRIRILRPLGGVTSLRVGVQVQNLQPHAKGATFDLVTQIDDALGPLWEAESRMLCRGVELPGTPPDPLHSVPAPLLELASWPCPGNIGRQYAKVSGDYNPIHLSALSARLFGFPRAIAHGLWNKARTLAALGNHLPAANIEIDVTFRKPVHLPNELVLHASVPGSSGDLRLIGAGELEHMTGHWQPMA
- a CDS encoding methyltransferase domain-containing protein, yielding MSDRHFDQLATRFAEKIYGGAKGAIRLAVLQADLAESLPDRPLRVLDIGAGLGHMSLWLAQRGHHVTLAEPAEPMLEGARQRFAEAGQPAIFIQAPWQELLGQLTEPYDLVLCHAVLEWLAEPHAILPVLHQLAKPGGWLSLAFYNRDALIYRNLLKGHFRKMRKNDMAGEKQSLTPQQPLDPRELAAQLEGLWNVETQSGVRVFHDYMPVEFQNRAELVDLLEMELAHRRHPSFAGLGRYLHWICRPV
- a CDS encoding DUF4136 domain-containing protein yields the protein MFRRLALVAFAVLLSACETTQVNHDFDASRDFAGYRSWSWKEPALQYRPDDPRIKSDLTEQRIRQAVGEQLDQRGLRPASAGGKADVKVQAYLIVDNRQQQVATNYGGGWGGPWRGGGLWAGPGYTEIRNIDYQVATIQVDLFDGRDGKLVWRGSAEQDMDNLPTPAERSAAIQKTVGKLMANYPPR
- a CDS encoding TadE/TadG family type IV pilus assembly protein — its product is MIPGLPKKQKGAAAIEFALVFVIFFAVLYGLVSYSLPMLMMQSFNAASAEGVRQGAQVDPVASGSSYATLLKSTATAAAAQRLQWIPSALSFNASTDISATYTGGVLTVSIRYPSSRLRNVLPFLVLPGIGTVPNLPANLTASASMQF
- a CDS encoding pilus assembly protein TadG-related protein, whose product is MSFPRRARVFRDPSRQRGAIGLMAALTLGLALVCMVVVVDTGRLYLAKRNLQRVADTAALEAVSRGGNCQAGLSAATYATQSANRNAFVVGSDNTLATVCGTLVTGANNLRTFSVDASKSDAIRVTATTSVTTSVAAGIGALFSSGPTNLTTQLTATAVAAAPLPYLAQLNIRSTLLSVDTTRSNVLNPLFSGLLGGNVNISTAGWDGLVKTNINLLSYMNQLALSLGVTAGDYNALLNTQASVTTFIKAAADVLAANGATAAVTTALGNLQVAATGASPIKLGDLLKLQTGTLANGLNADVQLFQLIQGFVQLANRNGAAIAALPVSILGVAGVTTTVGVIQPPQFSAIGDPRLAKQNPTGPNQIYVQTGQIRALISVDLSLINAVLQLVNSTLNVIVGSINTLLGPGCLLGGTCTQTDLQVLPNLNLDIGLEIGMGASHVTDYSCPASGTGSKTLSATTTTAAGALKIGRIDKAIWFSGSSAESVSPLTLIDIGSKVCHGTTCGARTPFAGGGSELLVNIPLDQTTVQNMLFNNPPNVNSGQTLIQSVPRPTAQSILTNALNNPTLIVHSPTLSSGLIGGLLNTLLSALSQTLNTLISAITGLLSSLVTPLINNLLLNLGIDINSVSVGANLTCGQTGKAYLVI
- a CDS encoding DUF4136 domain-containing protein — its product is MNRRFVLSTLCLGLAACSSPNPYTASSMPIPPAPPQAARTLDLSAYPAPARDYGRYRTWAWLNDRQPAGTTWADSAQLAEMVGNALDEQGLRPRRDGTPPDLRVSADVHMEKRLRQVQEDYGYAGGYGGGPYGNRYGVYHSVPIVRTYEVQVLVARVSLFDAATGQPVWSASAETASQGNQLERADALREAVHKALAAYPPS